TGGAGCGACAAGGAAAGCTATTCAAAATAATAAAATAAGAAGAAGTGGTCGTGAATGATAGAGCATATCTTTGCAATTATTATTGCGCTCGGTTTAGATTTTGTAATAGGAGATCCAAAATGGCTTCCCCATCCAGTTAGAGGTTTTGGCTGGATGATTAAGAAGTGTGATAATGCGTTAAATGAAGGTAGGTTCAGAAAAAGCAAAGGGGTAATAACAGTCATAGTAGTTTGTGGTTTTGCAACAGTCATTTCTGCGGCAGTTATATTTTACCTATATTCATTACATTGGGCCATTGGCATGCTTGTTGAGGCACTGTTTATCTTTACAACAATCGCAACGAAAAGTTTAAAGGAAGCCGCCATTGAAGTTAAGCTACCTTTAGTTGATCAAAATCTAGATTTAGCTCGAGAGAAATTAAGCTGGATTGTTGGAAGAGATACGATACAGCTTGATGAATCAGAAATTGTTCGTGGGGTCGTTGAGACTGTAGCCGAAAATACGAGCGATGGTATTACAGCCCCTTTATTTTTCGCAATACTTGGAGGTGGCCCTTTAGCTGTAATGTATCGAGCAGCAAATACGTGCGACTCAATGCTTGGCTATAAAAATGAAACATACCGAGAATTTGGTTGGGCGGCGGCGAAATTTGATGATTTATTAAATTTTGTTCCTAGTCGAATATCTGGAGTATTAATGATTGTTGCAAATGTTGCATTGACAAAGCAGTCATTAAAGAAATGTATGAAACTCTTATTTCGTGATGCTAGCAAACATCCCAGTCCTAACAGTGGGTGGCTAGAAGCGGCGATGGCTTCGATATTAAGTGTTCAGTTAGGAGGGATTAACTATTATAAGGGCGTTGCATCCAATAGAGCGACAATTGGTGAACCCATCGTTGCACTAACTGTAAAGCATATAGATATGGCAAATCAAGTGATGATCAGAACGGTTATAGCGTGTACTATTTTCTATGTTCTAGGAGGGATGTTCATTGAAAGTACCAACACATGGCGCTAATCCTAAAAAACTGTACGAGGCATATAATATCGCACCTCCAAAAAGGATAATAGATTTTAGTGTTAACACTAATCCTTTAGGAGCTCCTATCACCTTAAAAGACGAATTTAACAAGAGCTTCCACTTTGTCACTGAATACCCAGACATTGAGTCTAGTAAACTATATTCGGCTATTTCTCACAGGGAGAATATTCCAACTTCAAAACTATTTGTTGGGAATGGTGGATCCCAATGTATTTATTTATTATCCCAACTGTTTGCTGGGAAGAAGGTAGGGTTACTAGAGCCAACTTTTTCAGAATATCGAACTGCTTGTACCGCTTATTCATGCCAAATTGAATCGATTCTATTAAATGAATCTAATAACTGGCAACCTCAAATTAATCGTCTTAAAGTCCTCATTAGAGAAGTTGATGTGATGTTTCTTTGCAATCCGAATAATCCTACTGGGACTGTAATAGATGAGGCTATACTACTCGACATTATTGATTATGCAAAGATACATCATACAACAGTCATTTTCGATGAGGCGTTTTACGATTTTTGTGAAACTTCAATATCAATGGTCAAGTATATACAAGAATACAATCATGTTATTATTTTACGCTCACTCACTAAAATGTACCATTTAGCGGGGGTCCGCTTAGGTTATGTGGTTGCATGTGAAAGTATAATAGAACGTTTAAAGACGCTACAGCCACCATGGAGTGTAAACGGAATCGCTCAACATTTAGGTGTGTTATGCATAAGTGATAAAGCTCATGTTGCTAAGACAAAACAATTGGTTGATGAAGAGAGAAGGAGAGTATTCCAACAACTTACACAGCTTCATTATTATGTTTCTCCTTCCACTGTAAATTATTATTTACTGAAAGACCCCGTATATAATAATCAGCAAGATTTGATAAGCTATTTATTGATGAATGGGATTGTACCTAGACACACGTACAACTTTTCAGGGCTTGATGGTAAGTATATAAGATTAGCTATTCGGACAATAGAAGAGAACAATTATCTGTTCGAAGTTTTAATGAGGTGGAAGAACAAATGATGGTATTTGTCTCTGGGGGTGTGAGAAGTGGTAAAAGCAGTTTTGCTGAACAAGTAGTTGAAAAATTAGCTAATAACTCAGAACAAGTTCATTATATTGCTACGTCAAAAGCTGTGGATGCAGAAATGCTTGAACGAATTAGCAGGCATAAACAAGATCGTAAAGCTTTGAAGCGGGACTGGATACTTTGGGAACAACCATACAATATAAATAACCTTATTTCTAACTTTTCAAGTAGCAATCTTATTTTAATTGACTGTCTGACGATTTTAGTAGCAAATGAATTGTTTAGAGAAGGGTGTAATTGGACGAGTAAAGAATATGGTAAGAAATTAATACAAGAGCTTTTAAGCACGTTCTATATGTTAAATGAAAAATGCAAACATATTGTCATTGTATCCAATGAATTGTTTTCAAGTGGGATAGCTTCAGATAAGGGGTCCTATATGTATATGTATGTGCTTGGTAATCTTCATCAAGCAATCGTTCAAGCATGTGACGAAGCTTATTTTGTTCAATTTGGCATTCCTCAATTAATGAAGAGTAAAAACGAGATGAGGGAATTACGTTGAGAATCATCAATGGCTTTTTATTAGCAATTCAATTTTTTACGACTATTCCTTTTAAAAAAAACATTCAATGGGATTCAAAAAGTGGAAGATGGTGTGTCCGATTTATTCCTCTTATTGGTCTTATTTTAGGTATTTTACTAGCTAGTATACATACGTTATTCCTTAATTACTTTTCGATATCAAACGCGGTGATGGCTTTATTTCTTATGTTTTTCTCAGTTTTATTTTCTGGTGGACTACATGTTGATGGGTGGATGGATTGTAGTGATGCATTTTTTTCTTATAAAGATACGGATCGTAGACTAGAGATCATGAGTGATGCTAGAGTTGGTGCTTTTGCTGTGATCTCATTGTTATTCTTATTTGGCTTTCGTTATTTATTCATCTTTGAATCTATGGGTTCCTCTATTATAACTATCGCTTTACTAGTTATACCCATTTTATCTAGAACGTTTATGGTATATTTGCTAGTCACAACACCACTTGCAAAACACGAAGGAATGGCGGCTGCATTTAAAAAACATCTAACCTCAGCTGAAAAGAAATACGTTTATGCAACTGTTATCTTAGTTTTATTACTGCTATACTTCTTCACTCATTTAACCGCTATGCTATTTACAGTAATATTAATGATCGCATCTTTCTTTCTTTTATTTACAGGAAGAGCTTTTATTGTGAAGCATTTTGGGGGCATGACAGGAGATACGTTAGGTGCTTTTGTTGAAGGAACAGAAACGGTGTTATGGTTCATTTGTTGGCTTTATGCTTCTTACTACATATTATAATCGAATGAGGGGGAAGTACAATGCATTTTGTATGTGGAGGTGCCTTCCAAGGAAAGCGGAAGTGGGTAGTGGAAACATATCAGTTACTAACTAAGGAAAGCTGTTGCTGGATATGTGGATATAATGATGAGACAAGTGAAATAAAAGAAGGTTTTTCGATCGTAGTTATCGAAGGAATAGAAGCGTTAATAAAAAAGTCCATTGATCATTGTGTAGATCATCAGTTACGTAGTTTGTGGCAGGAGAAAATAACTCAATGGTTAAATTGGGAGAATGAGTCTGAAGAAAATCTAGTTATCCTTATCGGTACAGATATTACTCAAGGTCTTGTGCCAATTGAAAAAACAGAACGTCTATTGCGAGATATTGTAGGTTGGTGTTATCAAGACATTGTGCAACAATCTATTAGAGTTGATAGAATTTGGTGTGGTATAAGTGAAAGAATAAAATAAAGAGGAGTAGATTACTTTGAAGCTATATACACGATCAGGTGATAAAGGACAAACAAGTATAATTGGTGGTAGAGTAGATAAAGACCATGTTAGAGTAGATGCATACGGAACAGTAGATGAGTTGAATTCCTTTGTTGGACAAGCTATGACGTTACTTAAGGAAGAAACATTTGCTGATATATATAGTGAATTAGAGAAAATTCAGCACGAACTGTTTGATTGTGGTGGAGATCTAGCTGTAATTAACAATAAGCGGGCTTATAAGGTACAGTATGACATCGTTGAATTTTTGGAGAGTAGAATTGATGAATATATTAAGGAAGCGCCTGCACTAGAAAGGTTCATATTACCAGGAGGATCAGCACCCTCAGCAGCCATACATATTGCTAGAACGGTCGCACGTAGAGCTGAACGAAAAATTGTGACGTTACAAAAGCAAGATGAAATAAATGATAATGTTCTAAAATATATTAATCGACTCTCTGATTACTTTTTTGCAATTGCACGTGTAATTAATGCTCGCGACGGAGTGAAAGATGTAGAGTATGAACGAAGCGCGATTGTTTTCAAAGATAGAAAGATAAGGGATGTAAAGAAAGAAGATAAATAGCAAATACCATTAAAGGAAGAATTAAAAATTCTTCCTTTTTGTTAAAATGAGTAGTGTAGTTGTCTAAGAGAGGTATTGTTAATAATTGTAATATAATTTGGTTGTAACTTTTTAAATAAAACTTACGTCAAATACATTGAAACGGGGGGAAAGAGATGAACACCGTTTTCCAGAACTTCTATGAGAAATATCATCAAGATATTTTTCAATTTTTGTTTTATATGGTGCGCAACAAGGAGCAAGCTGAAGACCTTGTTCAAGAGGTTTATATAAAAGTGTTAAAGTCATCTGACCAGTTTGAAGGAAACAGTAGTGAAAAAACTTGGTTGTTTTCAATTGCAAGACATGTTGCGATCGATTACTTTCGTAAACAAAAGGGCTGGAAGCAAAAGATTATAGACTCTTTTGATTGGCATAAACAACCAGTAAGAGATCAAACCCCTCTTCCGGAAGAAATTGCAGTTCAAAATGAAGAGATTCAGCTGATGTATAAGTGTCTTGACAAGTGTACTGTCGATCAGCGACTTGTTATTGTCATGAGATACTTGCAATCGTTATCTATTTCCGAAACCGCAGAGGCGTTAAATTGGACAGAGAGTAAAGTGAAAACAACTCAACATCGTGCGCTAAAAGTGTTAAAACGTTATATGTTGGAGTATGCAGATAAGGAGGGTAACATACATGAAAAAATCACAGTTGAATGAAGAACGGATTGAAGAAATACTTAGGAAAATGCCTTCAATTAAGGACGAACGTGATCCGTTATCCATATATAACCAAGTATCCTCATCTGTAAATAAAAAAAGGAAGGTAATGTGGATTTTACCTAGCTTTGCAACAGCCGCTGCTATAATTATTGTTTTTATACTTCTGCAACCTTTAATGAATGACTTTAATAACCAGGCTACCAATGAGAGCTCTAATAAATCTTCAGCTACTGAACTAACACAAGATGCTACTAATGGAGATCTTCAAGATGTCGTGTCTGAGGCAACCGAATCAGTAGAAGTAAAAAGTGAAGAAGAGAAAAGTGACAGGTCGGTAGCGAATGAAACGAGTATCATTTCGCCGAAGGTTGAAAATAATCGTTTTGTAGTGACTGAAGAGCAATTAAATGATAAAACACTCGTTACCTTTGCCATTCCTGATAAGGATATGCAAAATGTTATTCCAATTAGTTATTTAAGGGAAAATACGAATCAATCAAGTATTGAATTAATGGAAAGTATGAAGTCACAATTACCAATTGAAGAGTGGGGGTTATCAGACTTTATTCTTAACGACTACTCTATAATTGAAGTGAATGATGATAACGAAGTAGGGAAATCAATTATTGTCGATATTCCACAACTAGATCAAGTACAAGAAAAGGGTACGACTGAAGAAACTATATTAAGCAAAAGTGTCTCTGAAACATTTAGATGGATGGGTATCCAATCCGTCAAATTCATGTCAGAAGGGCAAGATGTAGAATTTGGTCATACTGATATAGGAGCTGTCAGCGAGATCAAGCAGGTGAGCAAGAAAGCATATCTTCTTTATCAAGCAGGTGAACAATACCCAACATTTTTAACTCCTACTGAAGAATCGTTTAGTAGCTTGAAAGAAGCATTTATAAATATGACTGTAGTGAATAAGCAATATAATCTTAAACCTTCTATACCTGAAGGTGTAGAAATAGTAGCTGTTGAGTCTAGTGGTGATGGAACTCATGTTAATATTCAATTTTCACAAACAACGGCACTAAGTGACTCCGAGCAGTACAGAATAATGATTGATGCAATCATGTTAACTGCACGTGAATTTGATATTCAAACTGTTTCATTTACTGGAGCAAATATTTCTTCAATAGGTAATGTAGAATTGTTAGCAAGAAATCGAGTACCTGTGGCACCTAACTTAATGGATTTAGACGATTGAGGGATGTTTTTTCATCTCTCTTTTTGTTCTATTTTTGGCCAAGTCCTCATATATAAGATAACGATATATTAATGGGGAGGCTAACAATAATGTTAGATTTTTTTAGACGCTTATTCGTTGTCTTAATGATAGCTTTCTGTATAGGGTTATTATTTGTAGGAGGGAGAATTGCAAAAGCTGAAGGGTTGTCAATAGAAGAGCTAACAAAAAATTGGGTTTGGCCTGCTGAAGGTGAGCTAACAGATAATTTTAATTCTCGAAAAGGGAGACATAAAGGTTTAGATATATCTGGCCAAATTGGGAGTCCAATTATGGCTGCTGCTAGTGGTACTGTTCTGAAATCATATTATTCTAATACATATGGAAATGTTGTATTTATCAAACATAATAACGGTATTGAGACCGTTTATGCACATATGCAAAATCGTTATGTTGTTGAAGGAGAAGAAGTGAAAACTGGGCAACAGATAGGCGAGCTTGGAAGCACAGGTCGTTCAACAGGCCCACATTTACATTTTGAAATACACGTCGGAGAATGGAATTATGCAAAAACAAATGCAATTGACCCCTTATCTGTATTAAAATCTCCTCAACAACAAAATAAAAGGCTGTCTAATGAAGCGATAGCTAGTAATTATAAGCGGTTAATAACCGAAATGGAATTCAGTAATGAAATCATTGAATGGCAAACAATTGATGTTGAAAATGGTGAGCTGTCTTCAGAGATAATCATTGGAAACCAGCAACCAAATTATGAAGATGTGGCTGAACCGGATGAAAAAATTACTGTGAAAGTTGAAGAAAATGATTCTCTTTGGAAAATTGCTTTAGAACATGAAGTTGCGATTAATTCTATTAAACAATGGAATAATTTGCAATCGGATATCATTCATGTTGGCCAAGAGATAGTACTATATCCTAATAGCGAAGAAGTGTATATTGTAAAAGATGGAGATTCGTTACCAGCAATTGCTGCTAAGTTAAATGTGACAGTTGACGAAATTAAGAAGTCAAATAAACTTACGAAGGATGTCATTTACCCATCCCAAGTGTTAGTCGTATCAGGAAGATAACGATTTATATCGTAAGACTATTTTAGTCCGAAGAAATAAACACGTAATAATTTAGCGTTCGAGTATCTTTTTCTCGTTTAATTTTAATGGTGCGCTATATCTCTTAAAGCCGTTCTAATTTATTGACAACAGCAACATAGTTTTCTCAAAGCACTTATACTAGTAACAATGTTATTGTTGTCCCGCGCTCATTGACAGGATATAATGAGAAAAAACATGCGGGAGGAACAGTCACATGCTTACAGATTATCATAATCATTTAGAAAAAGGTACACTAACCATCGATTATTTAAAGCAATTTACGGATGAAGCAGCTAAGAAAAAGATTGAACATTTTGGTATTTCAGAGCACGCTTATCACTTCTATCAAACAAAAGATATTTTGAGTAATCCTTGGGTTGATGAGCGCCGTTATTATGATATGGATGATTATGTTCAGCTATTTCATAATGCTTGGAATGACGGGATTGATGTGAAAATGTCTATTGAAATGGATTATACTCCTAACAAGCATAAAGAAATGGAAGCTTTTATACAAAGCTATGATTTTGACTACGTAATTGGTTCGATTCATTGGGTCGGTAATTTCGGTATTGATTTAGCTGAATATCGCAAAGAATGGGACAGAAGAGATTTATATGATACGTACCGAAAATACTATGATCAAGTTGTAACGTTAGCACAGTCAAATTTATTTGATATCGTCGGTCATCTAGACTTAGTAAAAATTTTCAAATATGTACCTACTGATGAAGAGTTTCTACTTGAACAATATGATCGTGCTACATCGGCATTAGCTAATTCAAAAACATGTGTGGAAATTAGCACAGCTGGGCTTCGTAAGCCTGTTGGGGAATTATATCCTGACCCACGCTTATTAACTATGTGTTTTGATAAAAAAATTCCAATTGTACTTTCATCGGACGCTCATGTACCTGAAGATGTTGGGCGAGATTTTGATCGGGCTATCAAATTAGCAAGAGATGTTGGATATAAAACACTTACAACCTTTCAAAAAGGTCAACGAAAAGAAGTAACACTAGGAGACTAATTGTTGTTGCGTTAACGTGTTTCACGAGTAGGGTTCAAGCCCTCAGAAAAAAGAAGGAGCTTATGCTCCTTCTATCATCTATAACTTTACAGATCTATTTTTCTTATAGAAACGATATCATCAAGAGTGGCTAGTGTAGCTATCATTTCTTCATCAAGTGGTTTATCAAATGATAGCATCATTATCGCTTCTCCACCAACCTCTTTTCTACCAACTTGCATAGTTGCGATATTGATTTCAAGGTCACCTAATATTTTACCAACTCTACCAATGACACCTGGTTTGTCTGTATGTTGTATATATACTAGATTTCCAACAGGATGAAAATCGATTACAAAACGATTTAAGCTAACGATCCTTGGACCGTAATCTTTAATATTCGTACCTTTAATTTCAAATGACTTGTCTTCACCATGAACGGTTACAGTTATACTATTTGAGTAACCATTTGTATCAGAAATCAGCTTTTCACCAACAGTAATACTCCGTTCTTTAGCAATCATTGAAGCATTTACTTCGTTCACAGTGGAATCAACTCTTGGTTTAAAAAATCCAGATAATAAACTTTTAGTAATAAAATCTGTTTCTAAGTCTGCAACACTACCTGAATAGGCAACTGAAATTTCCTTTACAGGCTCATGCATACATTGCGATAAAATTGTTCCCATTTTTTTCGCCAATTCATAAAAAGGTTTTATTTTGTCAAATACGTCTTTTGATAGTGTTGGTAGATTAATAGAAGATGATACAGGTTGTCCTTGTAAATATTGAACAACTTCTTTTGCAACTTGAGCTGCTACGTTCAATTGTGCCTCTTTTGTTGATGCACCTAAGTGTGGAGTTGTTAATACTTGCTCTAGTTGTATTAGTTGAGGGTTGGTAGGTGGTTCAACCTCATAAACATCAAGTGCAGCACCGGCTACATGGCCATTATTTATAAATTGTACTAGGTCGTTTTCATTAATGATTCCGCCTCTCGCACAATTAATAAGGTACACACCTTTCTTTGTTTTAGACAAATTTTCTGCATTAAGAAGACCTTTCGTTTCCTTTGTTAGAGGAGTATGCACTGTTATAATATCAGCTGTTCGTAATAATTCGTCGAGAGAAGATGATTTAACGCCGATTTTTTCGGCACGTGCCTTCGTTAAAAACGGATCAAATACTTGGACTGTCATGCCAAAAGCTTTCGATCGTTTAGCGAGCTCGCTCCCAATGCGACCTAACCCTACGATTCCTAGATTTTTACCATACAATTCTGTTCCAACATAAGAGGATCGATTCCACTCCCCAGATTTAACTGTTGCATTTGCTTGAGGGATATGTCTCATTAATGATGCCATCATAGCAAATGTATGCTCAGCCGTAGAAATAGTATTACCATCTGGAGCATTAATGACAACGACACCATGTTTTGTTGCAGCATCGATATCTATATTGTCTACTCCAACACCTGCACGGGCAACGATTTTTAAGTTGTCCATTTTTGCTAATAGGTCATTGGTAACTTGTGTACCACTTCGAACTAACAATCCATCAAATTCATGTAATTCATTTTCAACTTCACTAACCTTCTTTTGAACAATCTCCACATCATTTGACTGCAATAATGGGGCTAATCCTTCTTCACTCATTTTGTCAGAAACAAGAATGCGATACATGTAAGAATCCTCCTAAAGTTCTGGAATGTGTATAAATTTCTGATAATTTAACATAATAAAGTATCCATGTCAATGGAATAAAAAATAGTCAAAAAATTGAAAGCGTTTTATTAAACAAAGATTTATTTTCATATGAGCGGAACTAATAAAGAGTACACATAGGGCTTTTAAAATTATGTAGATTTATTACTAAACTGAAATGTTTGAATTAAAGATTTTATGATTCACAAATAAGTTCATATGAGGTATAATAATTGATGTACAAAAATTTAATAGGTCTATCTTCGGGGCTGGGTGAAATTCCCGACCGGCGGTGATGAGTGATTTTTTTAACACATTCAAGCTCTAAGTCCGCGAGCTATTTATAATAGCAGGATCTGGTGCGATTCCAGAGCCGACAGTATAGTCTGGATGGGAGAAGATGGAGGTTCTAGCTACGTCTTAAGGTTGTCCATACCTTTTTGTAAGCTTTATTTGTTATGTGATCAAAAAGGAAATGGTAAAGATCAAGAATACACCTTAAATGCAGCTTATTAAGTATACCTTTCATTCAAAACCCTCGTGCCTCTGGCATGGGGGTTTATTGTTGGTATCGAAAAGAACCTTTCCGCTTTTCGTGAGGTGGACTGAAAGACGAAAAGGAGAGAGGAACATGGAAAGACAGAACAACGTTAGAAAATTAGTTACAGTAGGGGTGTTAAGCAGTATTTCATTTATTTTAATGATGCTTGATTTCCCATTGCCGGGAATACCACCGTATTTGAAAATTGATTTTAGTGAAGTGCCAGCATTAATTGCTGCCATCGTTTTTGGGCCAGCCGCAGGAATTACTGTTGAGGCAATTAAAAATATTTTACATTATTTCTTTATGAGTAGTGCAGTAGGTGTACCTGTAGGGCAAGCAGCTAATTTTATCGCGGGATTATTGTTCATTTTACCCGTTTCATATATATACCGAAAATATAACTCAAAAACTGGTTTAACATTTGGATTAATTGTAGGAACGATTGTAATGACGTTAATGATGGCGGTTTTAAATATGTTTATTATTTTACCAGCATATACGATGTTTTTAGGTTACCCTGCTATGTCCAATTTAGAAACAATGAAATTAATTGCTGTCGCATTCATGCCGTTTAACTTGATCAAAGGAGGAGTTATAACGATCGTATTTTTACTTCTTTTCACAAGGATGCGTACTTGGTTAGAACAACAGCAAAGAGCATTGCATAATGCATAAGTAAAAAGCCCTCTGACTTGTCAGAGGGCTTTTTATTATTTTATTCAAATTTTAATGCATCGCCGTCAAATGCTTCGTCTGCAACTTTGATTGAATCTGTAGGGCATCCTTCAAGTGCATCCATCATATCATCTAATAGAACATCAGGAATTTCAACAATTCCTTGATTATCGTCTAATGTTACGAATGCAATACCTTCATCATCATAATCATAAATATCAGGTGCAGCTGCTCCGCATGCACCACATGCGATACATGTTTCTTTGTCAACAATTGTGTACTTTGCCATCAAAATACCTCCCAAAGTTATCTATTAATAAATTAGTTCCTCATAAAATGGAAACGAGTTGCTCATTCCTATTGTAAAACTGTTTTAAAAACTTTTCAATAGAAAAGTCATTGAGAATACTTATCATATAAGGCTTTCTAGCTTGTTAAATAAAAGTAGTGATCAGTGATTAAGACGTTTTTTATAGAGGTTTGACGAGAATAGTTCACATTACTTCTTCAATATTTGCTAAAATAAATATATCTATTCATTTTGAGTTTATTTACCTTAAGGTGATCATATGAAAACTCTCAATTATTTTTCTGTAGTAGTTTTATATTGTCTTAAGAAATTGAAAGGTGAGCGATCTGTTGCTGCTGTACACCATTTATTAAAAGGCAAAAAATCTTCACAAACAATACATGATGGTAAGCTATATCACTTATCAAATTTGTTTTCGGTCTTACCAGATCATTCAATACACGAAGTTACAAAAGCTGTTCATTTATTAAAAGAACAAAATTACATTAGAGAAATTGAGGAAGATCATTACGACGTAACAATAGCTGGTGAAAAAATAGTTACACAATATTTATTGGAAAGTCCATTGCCGGAAAAGCTTGACGGTTGGAAGTATAACAATGTAGCTAGTCATTTTTGGAAAAGACTCACCTTAATTGTGCAGGTACTCTCAAATATTTCTTATAAAAATCAGCAATATACACCTATTCAGACGAACGAAAGCGTTCAAAAATGGGTCAAGGATTTCTTCAACCACTATCAAGGAAACAAATTAGTGTTGATAAATAGTATAGCTAATGAATTAGAATTATTACTTTCCTTGTTGCCAGAAAAAAAAGCGAACCTTTTTGTTCTTAGGCTATCAAGTTTTAATCGCATAGGCTTGACATATAAACAATTATCAACAATGTATCGTGAAGATGAAACGTATATTGTTCTTACTTTTCAAGCTATATTACATGAAATGGTTAATTTAGTTGAACTAAACAAAACTAAAATGCCTATTTTAGCTAAAATGATTGCTGATATTAGCTTTCAATATCCACTAACAGTTTCTGCTCGGAAAACGCTAGCTTTAATTAACATCGGGAAATCAGTAGACCAAATTTCTAAAATAAGAGATTTAAAAGAGAGCACAATTGAGGATCATATTGTTGAAATTGCTCATAACATTGAAAATTTTAGTATAGAACCATTTATTAATACAAATAAGATAGCACTCATTCAAGCTCAAATAAGGGAGTTACAAACGAATCAATTAAAGCTTATTAAACAGGCATTAAATTCAACCTTTTCATATTTTGAAATTCGTCTTGTTTTAGCTAAAAGTGGTGGAGTAAATGAAGTTGGAAACTCAATTAAATAACCGATTTGGATATCAAACATTTCGAACTGGTCAAAGGGAAATTATTGAGGATATATTAGCGGGTGATGATGTTGTAGGGATGCTGCCAACGGGTGGGGGAAAATCTATCTGTTACCAATTACCAGGTTATATGTTGAGTGGCAGTATTATAATTATCTCACCATTAGTATCTCTAATGGAAGACCAAGTTCAACAGCTTAGGATGAATGGTGAAAAAAAAGTAATCGCACTAAATAGTTTTTTACGAACGGGTGCTAAACGCCTTGCTATTAGGGATATAGCAAGTTTTCGCTTTATTTATATTTCTCCAGAAATGCTGCAATTACCTCATATAATTTCAGCGCTAAAGAACATCAATGTTTCACTATTTGTAGTAGATGAAGCCCATTGTATATCCCAATGGGGACATGATTTTCGTCCA
This Cytobacillus sp. IB215665 DNA region includes the following protein-coding sequences:
- a CDS encoding GerMN domain-containing protein — protein: MKKSQLNEERIEEILRKMPSIKDERDPLSIYNQVSSSVNKKRKVMWILPSFATAAAIIIVFILLQPLMNDFNNQATNESSNKSSATELTQDATNGDLQDVVSEATESVEVKSEEEKSDRSVANETSIISPKVENNRFVVTEEQLNDKTLVTFAIPDKDMQNVIPISYLRENTNQSSIELMESMKSQLPIEEWGLSDFILNDYSIIEVNDDNEVGKSIIVDIPQLDQVQEKGTTEETILSKSVSETFRWMGIQSVKFMSEGQDVEFGHTDIGAVSEIKQVSKKAYLLYQAGEQYPTFLTPTEESFSSLKEAFINMTVVNKQYNLKPSIPEGVEIVAVESSGDGTHVNIQFSQTTALSDSEQYRIMIDAIMLTAREFDIQTVSFTGANISSIGNVELLARNRVPVAPNLMDLDD
- a CDS encoding ferredoxin, whose amino-acid sequence is MAKYTIVDKETCIACGACGAAAPDIYDYDDEGIAFVTLDDNQGIVEIPDVLLDDMMDALEGCPTDSIKVADEAFDGDALKFE
- a CDS encoding helix-turn-helix domain-containing protein, whose product is MKTLNYFSVVVLYCLKKLKGERSVAAVHHLLKGKKSSQTIHDGKLYHLSNLFSVLPDHSIHEVTKAVHLLKEQNYIREIEEDHYDVTIAGEKIVTQYLLESPLPEKLDGWKYNNVASHFWKRLTLIVQVLSNISYKNQQYTPIQTNESVQKWVKDFFNHYQGNKLVLINSIANELELLLSLLPEKKANLFVLRLSSFNRIGLTYKQLSTMYREDETYIVLTFQAILHEMVNLVELNKTKMPILAKMIADISFQYPLTVSARKTLALINIGKSVDQISKIRDLKESTIEDHIVEIAHNIENFSIEPFINTNKIALIQAQIRELQTNQLKLIKQALNSTFSYFEIRLVLAKSGGVNEVGNSIK
- the serA gene encoding phosphoglycerate dehydrogenase, which gives rise to MYRILVSDKMSEEGLAPLLQSNDVEIVQKKVSEVENELHEFDGLLVRSGTQVTNDLLAKMDNLKIVARAGVGVDNIDIDAATKHGVVVINAPDGNTISTAEHTFAMMASLMRHIPQANATVKSGEWNRSSYVGTELYGKNLGIVGLGRIGSELAKRSKAFGMTVQVFDPFLTKARAEKIGVKSSSLDELLRTADIITVHTPLTKETKGLLNAENLSKTKKGVYLINCARGGIINENDLVQFINNGHVAGAALDVYEVEPPTNPQLIQLEQVLTTPHLGASTKEAQLNVAAQVAKEVVQYLQGQPVSSSINLPTLSKDVFDKIKPFYELAKKMGTILSQCMHEPVKEISVAYSGSVADLETDFITKSLLSGFFKPRVDSTVNEVNASMIAKERSITVGEKLISDTNGYSNSITVTVHGEDKSFEIKGTNIKDYGPRIVSLNRFVIDFHPVGNLVYIQHTDKPGVIGRVGKILGDLEINIATMQVGRKEVGGEAIMMLSFDKPLDEEMIATLATLDDIVSIRKIDL
- a CDS encoding peptidoglycan DD-metalloendopeptidase family protein, with amino-acid sequence MLDFFRRLFVVLMIAFCIGLLFVGGRIAKAEGLSIEELTKNWVWPAEGELTDNFNSRKGRHKGLDISGQIGSPIMAAASGTVLKSYYSNTYGNVVFIKHNNGIETVYAHMQNRYVVEGEEVKTGQQIGELGSTGRSTGPHLHFEIHVGEWNYAKTNAIDPLSVLKSPQQQNKRLSNEAIASNYKRLITEMEFSNEIIEWQTIDVENGELSSEIIIGNQQPNYEDVAEPDEKITVKVEENDSLWKIALEHEVAINSIKQWNNLQSDIIHVGQEIVLYPNSEEVYIVKDGDSLPAIAAKLNVTVDEIKKSNKLTKDVIYPSQVLVVSGR
- a CDS encoding histidinol-phosphatase, yielding MLTDYHNHLEKGTLTIDYLKQFTDEAAKKKIEHFGISEHAYHFYQTKDILSNPWVDERRYYDMDDYVQLFHNAWNDGIDVKMSIEMDYTPNKHKEMEAFIQSYDFDYVIGSIHWVGNFGIDLAEYRKEWDRRDLYDTYRKYYDQVVTLAQSNLFDIVGHLDLVKIFKYVPTDEEFLLEQYDRATSALANSKTCVEISTAGLRKPVGELYPDPRLLTMCFDKKIPIVLSSDAHVPEDVGRDFDRAIKLARDVGYKTLTTFQKGQRKEVTLGD
- a CDS encoding ECF transporter S component, whose translation is MERQNNVRKLVTVGVLSSISFILMMLDFPLPGIPPYLKIDFSEVPALIAAIVFGPAAGITVEAIKNILHYFFMSSAVGVPVGQAANFIAGLLFILPVSYIYRKYNSKTGLTFGLIVGTIVMTLMMAVLNMFIILPAYTMFLGYPAMSNLETMKLIAVAFMPFNLIKGGVITIVFLLLFTRMRTWLEQQQRALHNA